One window from the genome of Bacteroidota bacterium encodes:
- a CDS encoding T9SS type A sorting domain-containing protein produces the protein MEKSLILDVLKYAKIVLLLFLLLLSFTLFSQDLPAERSIDWSKAGLETSQVEVEYTINIMDFGATANGVSDDYASICLAIDYFAGMPGIIFFPPGYYLFGSPINLPSNIILRGASSDSSFFYFDFSECSPQSCINVCGKESRAGEKPVTAAAAIETYSLEIQEASNLFPGDYIEIYQENGSWDIKPADWATGAVGQVIQIKDIDGNRLTLNEKLHFTYDTALHPKIRKINPVKNVGIEYLHIKRYACVDEGSGYNIFFNMAVNCWVKGVESSMSYQSHVMINSSSHIEISGSYFHHAFSYEGSATHGYGITLNRHSTQCLIEDNIFKHLRHAMMAKNGANGNVIAYNYSTDPFRSEVPANAAADISLHGHFAHANLIEGNIVQNIVIDHYWGPSGPLNTFLRNRAELYGIIMTTSSCETNNQNFIGNETSNTMPLLGNFFLTGNNHFSCGNNIKGTIIPANSNQFRDESMYLSELPDFWTIKDNWPSIGIPNVLNSGSIPAKERFLKGEHFTVFPWAADSNTLSRNMNQLEANAIQLFPNPFTDKISLDAGEFDRYSIINMQGAKVMDGIIGEGIMNLSTHGLNSGTYVLLLSSVNSTAQFKIQKKD, from the coding sequence ATGGAAAAAAGCTTAATTCTGGATGTCCTAAAATATGCCAAAATAGTTCTATTACTCTTTTTATTACTATTATCATTTACATTATTTTCACAAGACTTACCTGCTGAGAGAAGTATTGATTGGTCGAAGGCAGGACTAGAAACCAGCCAAGTAGAAGTAGAGTATACTATTAATATCATGGATTTTGGTGCCACTGCCAATGGTGTGTCAGATGATTATGCATCTATTTGCCTGGCCATTGATTATTTTGCCGGAATGCCGGGCATAATATTTTTTCCGCCTGGTTATTACCTATTTGGTTCACCAATAAATCTACCTTCCAACATCATATTAAGAGGAGCTTCATCAGACTCCTCTTTTTTTTATTTTGACTTTTCGGAATGCTCACCTCAAAGTTGTATAAATGTTTGTGGAAAGGAAAGCCGGGCAGGCGAAAAACCAGTTACAGCAGCTGCAGCAATTGAGACATACAGTTTGGAAATTCAGGAAGCATCAAATCTTTTTCCCGGAGACTATATTGAAATATATCAGGAAAATGGTTCATGGGATATTAAACCAGCTGATTGGGCTACAGGGGCTGTGGGGCAAGTGATTCAAATTAAGGATATTGATGGAAATCGGTTAACACTCAACGAAAAGTTGCATTTCACGTATGATACTGCCTTACATCCTAAAATTAGAAAGATAAATCCTGTTAAAAATGTTGGAATAGAATATTTGCACATAAAACGATATGCTTGTGTTGATGAAGGAAGTGGTTACAATATCTTTTTTAATATGGCTGTAAACTGTTGGGTGAAAGGAGTTGAAAGCTCGATGAGTTATCAAAGTCATGTAATGATTAATTCATCATCGCATATTGAAATAAGTGGTTCCTATTTTCACCATGCTTTTAGTTATGAAGGATCGGCAACACATGGCTATGGAATTACACTAAATCGTCATTCAACTCAATGTTTAATTGAAGATAATATTTTTAAACATCTAAGACATGCTATGATGGCAAAAAATGGAGCTAATGGTAATGTCATTGCATACAATTATTCTACTGATCCATTTCGTTCAGAAGTCCCAGCAAATGCTGCTGCTGATATTAGCTTACATGGTCATTTTGCACATGCGAACTTAATTGAAGGAAATATTGTCCAAAATATTGTTATTGATCATTATTGGGGTCCTTCAGGTCCGTTAAATACATTTTTAAGAAATCGAGCAGAATTATATGGAATAATAATGACTACTTCTTCCTGTGAAACCAATAATCAGAATTTTATTGGCAATGAAACTTCAAATACGATGCCTCTGCTCGGAAATTTTTTCTTAACAGGAAATAATCATTTTTCTTGCGGGAACAATATCAAGGGAACCATCATACCTGCAAATAGCAATCAATTCAGAGATGAATCGATGTATTTAAGCGAGCTTCCTGATTTTTGGACCATTAAAGATAATTGGCCATCGATAGGAATTCCCAATGTATTGAATTCAGGAAGTATTCCTGCTAAAGAAAGATTTTTAAAAGGAGAACATTTTACCGTTTTTCCTTGGGCAGCTGATAGCAATACTTTGTCAAGAAATATGAATCAACTGGAAGCAAATGCAATTCAGCTGTTTCCAAATCCTTTCACCGATAAAATAAGTCTTGATGCTGGAGAATTTGATCGTTACTCCATAATTAATATGCAAGGAGCAAAGGTTATGGATGGAATTATTGGGGAGGGTATTATGAATCTTTCAACACACGGACTGAATTCAGGTACTTATGTTTTATTGTTAAGCTCTGTTAATTCTACAGCACAATTTAAAATTCAGAAGAAAGATTAA
- a CDS encoding transporter substrate-binding domain-containing protein, producing the protein MLQLFILKRFTLFLFFFIFLSYSCNNKNKPDDDGNDNKSRHTLIKVLDKGVLSAITDYNSTNYFVYRGQPMGFHYDLLMIFAEHLGVKLDIGISTELDKTFSCLLDYGTDIIALDLTITRERAELFDFTTPIIKTKQVLVQQKPEGWQNMSNKQLSDSLIRSPLDFSGITIYVQKNSSFVPRLQNLRDETGTDFNIIETSTKQEQLISMVARGEIKYTVSDQHVAMVNRTYYSNIDIKTSVSFEQYLAWAVHKGSNDLLEELNTWLETFKKTAKYKYLYRKYFENPKHVQITESEYNTLGGGKISAYDALIKKHAKEINWDWRLLASLIYQESHFLPDVTSWAGAFGLMQLMPATAANFGIDQTASPDQQINAGCKFIKYLDKEFSDMVPDSNERLNFILAAYNSGLGHVLDAIRLAEKYGRDTDIWRNNVDTFILLKSDPQYYHDPVVKYGYSRGEESYNFVREINERYEHYKNAIPEN; encoded by the coding sequence ATGCTTCAACTATTTATACTAAAAAGATTTACTCTTTTTCTTTTCTTTTTTATATTTCTATCTTATTCCTGTAACAATAAGAATAAGCCGGATGATGATGGGAATGATAATAAGTCAAGGCATACACTTATCAAAGTCTTGGACAAAGGAGTATTGTCAGCTATAACTGATTATAATTCTACAAACTATTTTGTTTACAGAGGTCAACCAATGGGTTTTCATTACGATTTGTTGATGATTTTTGCAGAACATTTAGGTGTTAAACTCGACATTGGCATTAGCACAGAACTTGATAAAACATTCTCTTGTTTACTCGATTATGGAACAGATATTATTGCTCTCGATTTAACCATTACCCGAGAGAGAGCTGAATTATTTGATTTTACAACCCCCATCATTAAAACGAAACAGGTATTGGTGCAACAAAAACCTGAGGGTTGGCAAAATATGAGTAATAAACAATTGTCAGACAGTTTAATTCGAAGCCCTTTAGACTTTTCTGGTATTACAATTTATGTTCAGAAAAACTCTTCATTTGTACCAAGACTCCAAAATTTAAGAGATGAAACGGGTACTGATTTTAATATTATAGAAACAAGCACAAAGCAGGAACAACTCATATCAATGGTTGCACGTGGTGAAATAAAATATACGGTTAGCGATCAACATGTAGCCATGGTTAATAGAACGTATTATTCCAATATTGATATCAAAACAAGTGTTAGTTTTGAACAATATCTTGCTTGGGCAGTTCACAAAGGGTCAAATGACTTGTTAGAAGAATTAAACACCTGGTTGGAAACATTTAAAAAAACTGCCAAATATAAATATCTCTATCGCAAGTATTTTGAAAACCCAAAACATGTTCAAATAACTGAAAGTGAATACAATACTTTAGGCGGTGGAAAAATATCAGCCTACGATGCGTTAATTAAAAAACATGCAAAAGAAATAAATTGGGATTGGCGTTTATTGGCTTCTTTAATTTACCAGGAATCTCACTTTTTACCTGATGTAACCTCCTGGGCAGGAGCTTTTGGACTTATGCAATTAATGCCAGCTACAGCAGCTAATTTTGGTATTGACCAAACTGCTTCACCCGATCAACAAATAAACGCAGGTTGTAAATTTATCAAATATCTTGATAAAGAATTCTCTGATATGGTTCCTGATTCAAATGAGCGATTGAATTTTATTTTGGCTGCCTATAACTCTGGACTAGGCCATGTTTTAGATGCCATTCGACTTGCAGAAAAATATGGGAGAGATACTGATATTTGGCGAAATAATGTTGATACTTTTATTCTGCTCAAATCAGATCCTCAATACTATCACGATCCTGTTGTTAAATATGGATATAGCCGTGGAGAAGAGTCCTATAACTTTGTTCGAGAAATTAATGAAAGGTATGAGCATTACAAAAATGCCATACCAGAGAATTAA
- a CDS encoding TAXI family TRAP transporter solute-binding subunit, whose translation MKKRSFSILVILLVLFNFSFAQDDPFAIKKNAGEISVVSGAESGSYYQIAQDIINIYDGKINLVPSKGAVNNYDMLINNPDIDIAFTQYDVLLKAKQYDYQAKTHNTDKIKVLLPLGSEEIHLLVRLDSKIYSISDLKDKKVGVGNPAKEGTYLTSGLIKSIAGINWIDYGKSFDSSFIALIKGDIDALFFVGYAPVNKLKSLLPTYNQLIRLVPIKDERLGQFHKKSIIPAGTYPWLFYNVETYSVNSFLVTNTTNEAPADAEILEKFLLSIRDNHATLKSEGHPMWNEVDLKYNNIQWDIHPVAKKVFKLN comes from the coding sequence ATGAAAAAGCGTTCATTCTCCATCCTTGTAATTCTTCTGGTACTTTTTAACTTTTCATTTGCACAAGACGATCCTTTTGCTATAAAGAAAAATGCAGGAGAAATTAGTGTGGTTTCAGGAGCTGAATCAGGTTCTTATTATCAAATTGCTCAAGATATTATCAATATTTATGATGGAAAGATTAATTTAGTACCATCGAAAGGTGCTGTAAACAATTATGATATGCTTATCAATAATCCTGATATTGATATTGCATTTACACAGTATGATGTTTTGCTAAAAGCAAAACAATACGATTATCAAGCAAAAACTCACAATACAGATAAGATCAAGGTTTTATTACCCTTAGGTTCAGAAGAAATACATTTACTTGTGCGCCTAGACAGTAAGATATATAGTATTAGTGATTTAAAAGATAAAAAAGTAGGAGTAGGAAATCCTGCTAAAGAAGGTACATATTTAACTTCAGGTTTAATAAAAAGTATTGCTGGAATTAATTGGATCGATTACGGAAAGTCGTTTGACAGTTCATTTATTGCTCTTATTAAGGGTGATATTGATGCTTTGTTTTTTGTTGGTTATGCACCTGTAAATAAACTAAAATCTTTGTTGCCAACCTATAATCAACTAATCAGGTTAGTGCCCATTAAAGATGAGCGATTAGGTCAATTTCATAAAAAATCAATAATTCCTGCAGGCACCTATCCTTGGTTGTTTTACAATGTTGAAACCTATTCAGTTAATTCATTTTTGGTTACCAATACAACCAATGAAGCACCAGCAGATGCAGAGATATTAGAGAAGTTTTTATTATCCATTCGTGATAATCATGCAACACTTAAAAGTGAAGGACACCCCATGTGGAATGAGGTAGATTTGAAGTATAATAATATACAATGGGATATTCACCCTGTAGCCAAGAAAGTATTTAAACTTAACTAA